In a single window of the Limnochorda sp. L945t genome:
- a CDS encoding DNA polymerase III subunit delta — MGARAMNTSGDDTKAALAPSDVPGPGGYLLRAADPSLVERWLDGLEGEGTERVVWFADEVTLSGMLAQLWTPPLSGAPRVFLVRHAEKMRKDDLEALVRATTGRFSFGEDRLVLWDQSEEGRAAEALRQAGAFDAGTWRLIDWDSGAPGRRREQELDARLARLRLPEPALRLVRRMAMRFPERAAQELAKLEVLEGEALDEARVRAVLSADLVEAVLEDEGPAPSGLGGQADRRRFQVAEAALDGDTAQAWRLVRAIEREGVPASWIWREIGRQAMELWEMAEALARQAPDGSGIPEPVPEAFARRPPFAVRKAAARARRLGIEGLTTVLGWVAQTDYDSKQGVDPEDALRRLLLRMAQAVWPAP, encoded by the coding sequence ATGGGAGCTCGAGCGATGAATACGAGCGGGGATGACACGAAAGCGGCCCTTGCCCCCTCGGACGTGCCCGGGCCCGGGGGGTATCTGCTCCGGGCAGCCGACCCTTCCCTCGTCGAGCGCTGGCTCGACGGGCTGGAGGGCGAAGGGACGGAGCGGGTGGTCTGGTTCGCGGACGAAGTCACCCTGTCCGGCATGCTGGCCCAGCTGTGGACTCCGCCCCTTTCGGGGGCCCCCCGGGTTTTCCTGGTCCGCCACGCCGAGAAGATGCGCAAGGACGACCTCGAAGCCCTGGTGCGGGCGACGACGGGCCGGTTTTCCTTCGGGGAGGACAGGCTCGTCCTCTGGGATCAATCGGAGGAGGGGCGGGCGGCCGAGGCCCTTCGGCAGGCCGGCGCCTTCGACGCCGGCACCTGGAGACTCATCGATTGGGACAGTGGCGCACCGGGCCGCCGGCGCGAGCAAGAGCTGGATGCCCGGCTTGCCCGGTTGCGACTGCCGGAGCCGGCTCTGCGCCTGGTCAGGCGCATGGCGATGCGCTTTCCGGAGCGGGCCGCGCAGGAGCTGGCGAAACTCGAGGTGCTGGAGGGGGAGGCGCTGGACGAGGCCCGGGTCCGGGCGGTCCTCTCGGCGGACCTGGTCGAGGCCGTGCTGGAGGACGAGGGGCCGGCACCCTCGGGCCTCGGCGGGCAGGCCGACCGCCGGCGATTCCAGGTGGCCGAGGCCGCCCTCGATGGCGACACGGCCCAGGCCTGGCGGCTGGTACGCGCGATCGAGCGGGAGGGGGTGCCTGCGTCGTGGATCTGGCGGGAGATCGGGCGACAGGCCATGGAACTCTGGGAGATGGCCGAGGCCCTGGCCCGGCAGGCTCCGGACGGGTCAGGCATCCCCGAACCGGTTCCCGAGGCCTTCGCCCGCCGGCCGCCTTTTGCCGTGCGGAAGGCGGCCGCGCGCGCCAGGCGCCTCGGGATCGAAGGACTCACCACCGTTCTGGGCTGGGTGGCCCAGACCGACTACGACTCCAAACAAGGCGTGGATCCGGAGGACGCCTTGCGCCGCCTGCTCTTGCGGATGGCTCAGGCGGTCTGGCCGGCCCCTTGA
- the rpsT gene encoding 30S ribosomal protein S20, with product MPNTRSAAKRLRQSIRRRQHNLAIKSAMRTAIRKCQRAAVQQVEEGWKLYPLAQKAIDKAARKGVIHPNQAARRKSRLVAMLRRLEAARAQGAAAQPAPASPAPAEGQGAGQTA from the coding sequence TTGCCCAATACCCGTTCTGCCGCCAAGCGCTTGCGCCAGTCCATCCGCCGGCGCCAGCACAACCTGGCCATCAAGTCGGCCATGCGGACCGCCATTCGCAAGTGCCAGCGCGCGGCCGTCCAGCAGGTCGAAGAGGGTTGGAAGCTCTACCCGCTCGCACAGAAGGCCATCGACAAAGCGGCCCGCAAGGGAGTCATCCATCCCAACCAGGCCGCCCGGCGCAAGTCCCGCCTCGTCGCCATGCTCCGCCGGCTGGAGGCCGCCCGGGCCCAGGGTGCGGCTGCTCAGCCGGCGCCTGCGTCACCGGCGCCCGCCGAGGGTCAAGGGGCCGGCCAGACCGCCTGA
- the gpr gene encoding GPR endopeptidase, with protein sequence MDDVTRRRGHTRIDARRPGSPRTDLAVEAHQAVVSRSRSTVPEVETEREPGRYASVHRVRITGPRGAAALGKAPGTYTTVESPQLRQRSQEAKEEVAGLVAKELAGLLRRQGVGPDAPVLVAGLGNWNATPDSLGPRVVGQILVTRHLHEMLPPEKKGSLRPVSAISPGVLGLTGIETTELVAGVVQRTRPAAVICIDALAAASPDRLCSTVQISDAGIQPGAGVGNVRRGLNRETLGIPVVAVGVPTVIHASRLSGVGDGWAGAPAVPPGAFPPLLHGGDARSQAAPMVSGTPFTGDGAQADDDFLATLIVTPKEIDVFVEDASEVVAGALNDALHPGLDLEEVLRSI encoded by the coding sequence GTGGACGACGTGACGCGCCGGCGCGGCCACACCCGGATCGACGCCCGAAGGCCCGGCTCTCCGCGCACCGACCTGGCGGTCGAGGCTCACCAAGCGGTGGTGAGCCGGAGCAGGAGTACCGTGCCCGAGGTGGAGACCGAGAGGGAGCCGGGCCGGTACGCCTCGGTCCACCGGGTGCGCATCACGGGCCCTCGTGGCGCAGCCGCCCTGGGCAAGGCCCCCGGCACGTACACCACCGTGGAGTCGCCCCAGCTGCGCCAGCGTTCGCAGGAGGCCAAAGAAGAAGTCGCCGGCCTGGTGGCCAAAGAGCTCGCCGGGCTGCTCCGACGGCAAGGAGTCGGGCCTGACGCCCCCGTGCTCGTCGCCGGACTGGGCAACTGGAACGCCACGCCGGACAGCCTCGGCCCCCGGGTGGTGGGGCAAATCCTGGTCACCCGCCACCTGCACGAGATGCTGCCGCCCGAGAAGAAGGGCTCCCTCCGGCCGGTCAGCGCGATCTCGCCGGGGGTATTGGGCCTGACCGGGATCGAGACCACGGAACTCGTAGCCGGCGTGGTGCAACGCACCCGGCCCGCGGCCGTGATCTGCATCGACGCCCTGGCCGCCGCATCCCCCGACCGGCTGTGCTCGACGGTCCAGATCTCCGACGCCGGCATCCAACCGGGCGCAGGGGTGGGCAACGTGCGACGGGGCCTCAACCGGGAGACCCTCGGGATCCCGGTCGTGGCCGTCGGCGTGCCCACGGTCATCCACGCCTCGCGCCTGAGCGGCGTCGGGGACGGCTGGGCAGGCGCCCCGGCGGTGCCGCCGGGGGCCTTCCCGCCCCTCCTTCACGGGGGGGACGCCCGGAGCCAGGCCGCCCCGATGGTCTCGGGCACGCCGTTCACCGGGGATGGCGCGCAGGCAGACGACGACTTCCTTGCCACCCTCATCGTGACGCCCAAGGAGATCGACGTTTTCGTCGAGGACGCCTCCGAGGTCGTGGCCGGCGCGCTCAACGACGCCCTGCACCCCGGGCTCGACCTCGAAGAGGTGCTCCGCTCCATCTGA
- the spoIIP gene encoding stage II sporulation protein P, with translation MLFSRRGAFFVVSARTGLRVLAVAASAALGFALGPTIMPPPGWLVPPGVPGMPAGSGAPASRNGQTPAPPVERMALLQRFGAWVVARATEVAWPAAPTAARAGEPGPSPSRPSPAPVPSDRGPEDGSPVRPALAPPPSPQRPHAPEKPPDPPARPRPSGPARAAVWVAVYHTHTSEMYRTPDFHPSDPLEYHRFGTTDTGVVRVGKALVDALNALGIPAVHITTIHDYPSHDLAYVRSMETARALVERYPSLRLLIDLHRDAPQEGGDLETSVDGESVAQLALVVGTGRDGAEEKSNLAVARALAAELDSRFPGLLRRLILRPGRYYNQQVHPGALLIEVGSYRSQEEAARRSALLLAQGIAALLLKSPFPRSAWS, from the coding sequence TTGCTGTTTTCGCGTCGCGGAGCGTTTTTCGTCGTTTCCGCCCGGACAGGCTTGCGGGTGCTCGCCGTTGCGGCTTCCGCCGCGCTGGGGTTCGCCCTCGGGCCCACCATCATGCCTCCGCCGGGATGGCTCGTGCCTCCGGGCGTTCCCGGGATGCCGGCGGGCTCCGGCGCACCGGCATCCCGCAACGGGCAGACCCCTGCCCCGCCCGTAGAGCGCATGGCGCTGCTGCAGCGCTTCGGCGCCTGGGTGGTCGCCCGGGCCACCGAGGTGGCCTGGCCGGCCGCTCCCACGGCCGCCCGTGCCGGAGAGCCGGGGCCATCGCCGTCACGTCCCTCGCCTGCGCCTGTCCCCTCCGACCGCGGGCCAGAGGACGGCTCGCCGGTCCGGCCCGCCCTGGCGCCTCCCCCGTCGCCGCAGCGGCCCCATGCCCCGGAAAAGCCGCCGGATCCGCCTGCGCGCCCTCGCCCTTCCGGCCCTGCCCGTGCGGCGGTGTGGGTGGCCGTCTATCACACCCATACCTCGGAGATGTACCGCACCCCTGACTTTCACCCGTCCGACCCGCTGGAGTACCACCGGTTCGGCACGACCGACACGGGGGTCGTCCGCGTCGGGAAAGCGCTGGTCGACGCCCTCAACGCACTGGGCATCCCGGCGGTGCACATCACGACCATCCACGACTATCCCAGCCACGACCTCGCCTACGTGCGATCCATGGAGACGGCCAGGGCGCTGGTGGAGCGTTACCCGTCGCTCCGGCTCCTCATCGACCTGCACCGGGACGCTCCGCAGGAGGGCGGCGATCTCGAGACCTCCGTCGACGGCGAGTCGGTCGCCCAGCTCGCGCTGGTGGTGGGCACGGGCCGCGACGGGGCCGAAGAGAAAAGTAACCTGGCTGTCGCCCGGGCCCTTGCCGCCGAACTCGACTCCCGCTTTCCGGGGCTGCTGCGCCGGCTCATCCTCCGGCCCGGACGCTACTACAACCAGCAGGTGCATCCCGGAGCCCTGCTCATCGAGGTCGGCTCGTACCGCAGCCAGGAGGAGGCCGCGCGGCGATCGGCCCTGCTGCTGGCACAGGGCATCGCCGCGCTGCTCCTCAAGAGCCCCTTTCCCCGCAGCGCCTGGAGCTGA
- the murJ gene encoding murein biosynthesis integral membrane protein MurJ, whose translation MIQKLRMRDGSTPDDAPPARGTRQRVIIADGLHGAGRPHVAAEAAGASKGRESPLDPTGHPAPAAPRGRLLRDAALTMGLILTSRLLGFVRERAVAEVFGRTVETDAFKAAFNIPDLMYFLLVGGAITAAFIPVFTGYLARGEEEKGWRVASTFLNGTVALLLLVTAGGMIWAPSLAPLVAYGFTGHERVLLVELMRWMFPAVFFTALAGLGMGVLNSYRHFTVPLLGPILYNVGIILGAYVLGPRIGIRGMAVGTVAGAIANAGLQWTLVTLRYRRWRPVFDFADPGVRQLYRLMLPALFGLSITQLSLIISTNLASTLPAGSITALTLANRVMQFPLGIFAMGLSTVAFPTMATHVALGEIGQFGRTVSAAMRGILYFTIPSAVGLVILAEPVIRLLFQAGQFTAEDSRATALALVFYAGGLVSQSAIQILTRAFYSLQDTRTPVAISAGALGVNTALSLVFLHATRMGHAGLALAFTLTSVANWAVYLLLLGRKTAGMVWASLGDFLARAAAASIPMAWAAWSAAAWATGRYGMETFQGRALVVGAGVGAGAAVYAAASWLVGLREARQMGQAAGRAAATAAARLRTGLGWLRQAVRRLPGTGGARP comes from the coding sequence ATGATACAGAAGTTGCGGATGCGCGATGGATCCACGCCCGATGATGCTCCTCCGGCACGAGGTACCCGACAACGAGTGATTATAGCAGATGGGCTCCACGGGGCAGGAAGGCCCCACGTCGCCGCAGAAGCCGCAGGGGCATCGAAAGGCAGGGAGTCACCTCTGGATCCTACCGGTCACCCCGCGCCCGCCGCCCCGAGGGGCCGTCTCCTGCGGGACGCGGCGCTCACCATGGGGCTCATCCTGACCAGCCGCCTGCTCGGGTTCGTGCGCGAGCGGGCGGTCGCCGAGGTATTCGGGCGCACCGTCGAGACGGACGCGTTCAAGGCCGCGTTCAACATCCCGGACCTCATGTACTTCCTGCTGGTGGGCGGCGCCATCACCGCGGCGTTCATCCCGGTCTTCACGGGCTATCTCGCCCGGGGGGAGGAAGAGAAGGGCTGGAGGGTCGCCAGCACGTTCCTCAACGGCACCGTGGCCCTTCTCCTCCTGGTGACCGCAGGCGGCATGATCTGGGCGCCGTCGCTGGCGCCGCTGGTGGCGTACGGCTTCACGGGCCACGAGCGGGTGCTGCTGGTGGAGCTCATGCGGTGGATGTTCCCGGCGGTCTTCTTCACGGCGCTGGCCGGGCTCGGGATGGGCGTGCTCAACAGCTACCGCCATTTTACCGTGCCGCTCCTCGGACCCATCCTTTACAACGTGGGAATCATCCTGGGCGCTTACGTCCTCGGCCCTCGCATCGGGATCCGCGGCATGGCGGTCGGCACCGTGGCAGGCGCGATCGCCAACGCGGGGCTGCAGTGGACCCTGGTGACGCTGCGCTACCGGCGGTGGCGGCCGGTCTTCGATTTCGCCGACCCCGGCGTACGCCAGCTGTACCGGCTGATGCTGCCGGCGCTCTTCGGGCTGTCCATCACGCAGCTGTCCCTGATCATCAGCACCAACCTGGCCTCGACGCTGCCGGCCGGCTCGATCACGGCGTTGACCCTCGCCAACCGGGTGATGCAGTTCCCGCTCGGCATCTTCGCCATGGGGCTCTCCACGGTGGCCTTCCCGACCATGGCCACCCACGTGGCGCTGGGGGAGATAGGGCAGTTCGGCCGTACGGTGAGCGCTGCCATGCGGGGCATTCTCTACTTCACCATCCCGTCGGCCGTGGGGCTCGTGATCCTGGCCGAGCCGGTCATACGGCTGCTCTTCCAGGCGGGGCAGTTCACGGCGGAGGACAGCCGGGCGACGGCGCTCGCCCTGGTCTTCTACGCCGGCGGGCTCGTGTCGCAAAGCGCCATTCAGATCCTGACCCGGGCCTTTTACTCGCTGCAGGATACCCGTACTCCCGTCGCCATCTCCGCCGGGGCGCTGGGGGTCAACACGGCGCTCAGCCTGGTCTTCCTGCATGCCACCCGGATGGGCCACGCCGGGCTGGCCCTGGCCTTCACCTTGACGAGCGTGGCCAACTGGGCCGTCTACCTGCTGCTGCTCGGTCGCAAGACGGCGGGCATGGTCTGGGCATCCCTCGGGGACTTCCTCGCCCGGGCAGCCGCCGCCAGCATCCCCATGGCCTGGGCGGCCTGGTCAGCGGCAGCGTGGGCCACCGGGCGCTACGGCATGGAGACCTTCCAGGGGCGGGCCCTGGTCGTGGGAGCCGGCGTGGGGGCCGGGGCGGCGGTCTACGCGGCGGCCAGCTGGCTCGTGGGACTGCGGGAGGCTCGCCAGATGGGCCAGGCCGCGGGGCGGGCCGCGGCGACGGCCGCGGCCCGGCTTCGCACGGGCCTGGGGTGGCTGCGCCAGGCGGTGCGCCGGCTGCCGGGCACGGGCGGCGCCCGGCCGTAG
- the lepA gene encoding translation elongation factor 4 has translation MDPSRIRNFCIIAHVDHGKSTLADRLLERTGTLSSREMVDQVLDQMDLERERGITIKLTAVTMEYTPAGEAPYLLNLIDTPGHVDFSYEVSRSLAACEGALLVVDASQGVEAQTMANFLMALEHDLEIIPVINKIDLPNADPDRVAREIQEVLGLEAGQAIRISAKTGLHVDQVLDAIVKRIPAPRGDVDRPLRALIFDSHFDSYRGVVAYVRVMDGSVSVGDRIRLMSTGAEHDVENLFVFRPQLVPVSELAAGQVGALTAGIKNIRDARVGDTITRVDRPATEALPGYRPPLPMVFSGLYPVDSEEFPKLREALEKLQLNDASLQFEPETSAALGPGFRCGFLGLLHMEIVQERLEREFHLNLVTTAPSVAYRVRLRSGEVVTVDNPADMPDPGRIEAIEEPYVRATILTPADYVGPVMDLCRDRRGQFLNLEYPVPSRSVLTYDLPLAEILMDFYDRLKSLTRGYASLDYRYVGHREGDLVKLDILLNGRPVDALSCILHRERAYQRGRQLVEKLRELIPRQLFDVPIQAAIGSRVIARETLRALRKDVLAKCYGGDVTRKRKLLEKQKEGKKRMKQLGMVDVPQEAFMAVLRIE, from the coding sequence GTGGATCCATCGCGCATCCGCAACTTCTGTATCATTGCCCACGTCGACCACGGCAAGTCTACCCTGGCCGACCGGCTGCTGGAGCGCACGGGCACCCTCAGCTCGCGGGAGATGGTGGACCAGGTCCTGGATCAAATGGACCTGGAGCGGGAGCGCGGGATCACCATCAAGCTCACCGCGGTGACGATGGAGTACACCCCCGCCGGGGAAGCGCCGTATCTCCTCAACCTCATCGACACGCCCGGCCACGTCGACTTCTCTTACGAGGTCTCTCGCAGCCTCGCCGCGTGCGAGGGCGCTCTCCTGGTGGTGGACGCGAGCCAGGGCGTCGAGGCGCAAACCATGGCCAACTTCCTCATGGCGCTGGAGCACGACCTCGAAATCATTCCGGTCATCAACAAGATCGACCTGCCCAACGCCGACCCCGACCGGGTCGCCCGCGAGATCCAGGAGGTCCTGGGGCTCGAGGCGGGCCAGGCGATCCGCATCTCGGCCAAGACGGGCTTACACGTGGACCAGGTGTTGGATGCCATCGTGAAGCGCATCCCTGCCCCGAGGGGAGACGTCGACAGGCCGCTCAGGGCGCTCATCTTCGACTCCCACTTCGACTCCTACCGCGGGGTCGTGGCCTACGTGCGGGTCATGGACGGATCGGTCTCGGTCGGCGACCGGATCCGGCTCATGAGCACCGGCGCGGAGCACGACGTGGAAAACCTGTTCGTCTTCCGGCCGCAGCTCGTCCCCGTCTCAGAGCTCGCCGCCGGCCAGGTGGGAGCGCTCACGGCCGGTATCAAGAACATCCGGGACGCCCGGGTCGGCGACACCATCACGCGGGTCGACCGGCCGGCCACCGAAGCGCTTCCCGGCTATCGCCCGCCCTTGCCCATGGTCTTCTCGGGGCTGTATCCGGTGGACAGCGAGGAGTTCCCGAAGCTCCGGGAAGCCCTGGAAAAGCTCCAGCTCAACGACGCCTCCCTCCAGTTCGAGCCCGAGACGTCGGCGGCCCTGGGGCCCGGTTTCCGGTGCGGGTTCCTGGGCCTTCTGCACATGGAGATCGTGCAAGAGCGCCTGGAGCGGGAGTTTCACCTCAATCTGGTGACCACGGCGCCGAGCGTGGCCTACCGGGTAAGGCTGCGCTCGGGGGAGGTCGTGACCGTCGACAACCCGGCGGACATGCCGGATCCGGGGCGGATCGAAGCGATCGAGGAGCCGTACGTGCGAGCCACGATCCTGACGCCGGCCGACTACGTGGGCCCGGTCATGGACCTGTGCCGGGACCGGAGGGGGCAGTTTCTCAACCTGGAGTACCCGGTGCCCAGCCGGTCGGTCCTCACGTACGACCTGCCGCTCGCCGAGATCCTGATGGACTTCTACGATCGGCTCAAGTCGCTCACCCGGGGGTACGCCTCCCTCGACTACCGGTACGTGGGCCACCGGGAGGGCGACCTGGTGAAGCTGGACATCCTGCTCAACGGGCGCCCGGTGGATGCGCTGTCGTGCATCCTGCACCGCGAGCGGGCGTACCAGCGGGGGCGCCAGCTGGTAGAGAAGCTGCGGGAGCTCATCCCTCGCCAGCTCTTCGACGTGCCCATCCAGGCCGCCATCGGTAGCCGCGTGATAGCCCGGGAGACGCTGCGGGCCCTTCGCAAGGACGTGCTGGCCAAGTGCTACGGGGGCGACGTGACCCGCAAGCGCAAGCTCCTCGAGAAGCAAAAAGAGGGCAAGAAACGGATGAAGCAGCTGGGGATGGTGGACGTGCCGCAGGAGGCGTTCATGGCGGTGCTGCGCATTGAGTGA
- the hemW gene encoding radical SAM family heme chaperone HemW, whose protein sequence is MSEPQRPHPLVRSLVESLSSRRRWPRGLYVHVPYCVAKCPYCDFNSYAFSDPGQLDEMVEAILQEAEQWAALLEGGRGGFRTLFVGGGTPTVLRPAQLRRLVVGLRERLPLSDLEEATIEANPGTLTLEKLEALREAGIDRVSVGVQSLQPDELRRLGRIHTAEQAVRSVAMIRRAGFARFNLDVMVAIPGQTAESLRHTLDRLVGELGARHVSAYVLTLEESTPFFEAWRRGELPMADEETQARMVELVVSRLAGAGLERYEVSNFARPGEESKHNLGYWRHQTYLGLGPGAHSFWAGFRFASVRAPAAYVGAVRPGGATAGSAVGFIERLCLRQWMDERILLGLRIAEGVDRERFARELGYPLEEAYDPRVWDRLEAGGLIRRDGRTVRLTDRGFLVADAVAVAITASARPLPGEAEPLLQGEAQGEPDEDVGADPAAGADQPESQFTGAPHAAVEADLVAAAHP, encoded by the coding sequence TTGAGTGAGCCGCAGCGCCCGCACCCCCTCGTGCGTTCGCTGGTCGAGAGCCTGTCGTCCCGGCGCCGGTGGCCGCGCGGGCTGTACGTGCACGTTCCTTACTGCGTGGCGAAGTGCCCCTATTGCGACTTCAACTCGTACGCCTTCTCGGATCCGGGGCAGCTCGACGAGATGGTCGAGGCCATCCTGCAGGAGGCCGAGCAGTGGGCGGCTCTTCTGGAGGGCGGCCGCGGGGGCTTTCGCACCCTGTTCGTCGGCGGCGGCACGCCCACGGTGCTGCGGCCGGCACAGCTACGCAGGCTCGTCGTCGGCTTGCGCGAGCGCCTGCCCCTTTCCGATCTCGAGGAGGCGACCATCGAAGCCAACCCCGGCACTTTGACCCTGGAGAAGCTCGAAGCGCTGCGGGAGGCGGGCATCGACCGGGTGAGCGTGGGGGTCCAGAGCCTGCAGCCGGACGAGCTGCGGCGGCTCGGGCGGATCCACACGGCCGAGCAGGCCGTGCGCAGCGTGGCCATGATCCGGCGGGCCGGCTTCGCCCGGTTCAACCTGGACGTGATGGTGGCCATCCCGGGCCAGACGGCCGAGTCCTTGCGCCACACCCTCGACCGCTTGGTGGGGGAGCTCGGGGCGCGCCACGTGTCGGCCTACGTGCTCACGCTCGAGGAGTCGACCCCGTTCTTCGAAGCATGGCGGCGGGGAGAACTACCCATGGCCGACGAGGAGACCCAGGCGCGCATGGTCGAGCTGGTGGTCTCGAGGCTGGCCGGCGCGGGCCTCGAACGCTACGAGGTGTCCAACTTCGCGCGGCCCGGCGAGGAGTCGAAGCACAACCTCGGCTACTGGCGCCACCAGACCTACCTGGGCCTGGGGCCAGGGGCGCACTCCTTTTGGGCCGGCTTCCGCTTCGCCTCCGTGCGCGCTCCGGCCGCCTACGTGGGGGCCGTGCGCCCGGGCGGCGCGACGGCCGGGTCGGCCGTCGGCTTCATCGAACGGCTGTGCCTGCGCCAGTGGATGGACGAGCGGATCTTGCTGGGCTTGCGCATCGCCGAGGGCGTCGACCGGGAGCGGTTCGCCCGGGAGCTGGGGTACCCGCTGGAAGAAGCCTACGACCCCCGGGTGTGGGATCGGCTGGAGGCCGGCGGGCTCATCCGGCGAGACGGGCGCACCGTGCGCCTGACCGATCGGGGGTTCCTGGTGGCCGACGCCGTGGCGGTCGCCATCACGGCGTCGGCCCGTCCGCTGCCCGGTGAGGCAGAGCCGCTCCTACAGGGAGAAGCCCAGGGCGAGCCCGATGAAGACGTCGGAGCTGATCCTGCCGCCGGTGCTGACCAGCCCGAATCCCAGTTCACCGGTGCCCCGCACGCGGCGGTCGAAGCGGATCTCGTAGCCGCCGCTCACCCATAG